Part of the Eshraghiella crossota genome is shown below.
GCTGGCTAAGAGAATTACGGTTCCCGTTTCAATGGATTTTATGTCTGTTTCAAGCTATGGCGGCGGAACAGAGTCGTCAGGTGTCGTTAAGATAGTGAAAGATCTTGACGAGCCGCTCGTTGGTAAGGATGTTATTATTGTTGAAGACATTATTGATTCAGGAAGAACATTAAGCCATCTTATTGAGATATTTAAGAAAAGAAATCCAAGAAGCATCAGATTATGTACATTGCTCGATAAGCCTGAGAGAAGGGTTGTCAGTGATGTTAATGTTGAATATGTAGGCTTCAGGATACCGGATGAATTTGTTGTGGGTTACGGTCTTGATTATGACCAGAGATACCGCAATCTTCCATATATCGGCGTAATGAAATTTGACTAGGAGGATATTTTTTTGGAAAAGAAGCAGCAGAACAGAGGCGGCGGAATTGTTTTTTATATAATTCTTGCCGCAATTATAGGAATAATTATTTTTTCTGTCAGGTCATTTAACAAAAAAGGTGATGATTATTCTTATTCACAATTTGTACAGGACCTTAATGACGGTATTGTATCCTGTGTAACAATCAAACAGAACGAACAGGCACCGACCGGTAAGATTACAGTTGATTTCAGTCAGCAGGGTAAGGAGTCTGTATCAACTTATGTAACGGATGTTAACATGGTTGAAAAAGCTGTAACGGAATATAACAGCAAGAATGACCAGAGAGTAGAACTTGATACAAAAGATATCACGAAGGAAAGCGTGTTTTTAACAACCGTTCTTCCGTTTATACTCGTAGCAGTGAGCATAATAGTAGTGTTTGTTTTACTCGGAAGAAGTTCCGGTGGTGGCGGAGCCAATGCAAAGATGATGAACTTTGGCAAGAGCAGGGCAAGACTTATGGACCCAAGTGCCGCTAAGGTAACTTTTGATAAGGTTGCGGGACTTTCAGAAGAGAAAGAGGAATTAGAGGAAATTGTTGATTTCCTTAAGAACCCCGGCAAATATGTTGAACTCGGTGCCAGAATACCTAAGGGTGTTATACTTGTAGGCCCTCCGGGAACAGGTAAGACACTTATTGCAAAGGCTGTTGCCGGTGAGGCGGGAGTTCCTTTCTTCAGCATTTCTGGTTCAGACTTTGTTGAGATGTTTGTCGGCGTTGGTGCGTCAAGAGTAAGAGACCTTTTTGAAGAAGCGAAGAAGAATGCACCATGTATTATTTTTATAGATGAGATTGATGCGGTTGCCAGACGAAGAGGTACAGGAATGGGCGGCGGACATGATGAACGTGAGCAGACGCTTAACCAGATGCTTGTTGAGATGGACGGTTTTGGTGTTAATTCCGGAATTATCGTAATAGCAGCTACCAACCGTGTGGATATTCTCGACCCTGCCATTTTAAGACCGGGCCGGTTTGACAGAAAAGTTGCTGTTGGTAAGCCGGATGTCAAGGGAAGAAGAGAAATCCTTGATGTACATGTTAAGGGCAAGCCTATAGGAGATGATGTAGATCTTGATACCGTTGCACAGACAACGGCCGGTTTTACGGGAGCGGATCTTGAGAACCTTATGAACGAAGCTGCTATTTATGCGGCTAAGAACGGCAGAAAGTATATTATACAGGCTGATATTGAAAGATCATTTATCAAGGTTGGCATAGGTGCAGAGAAGAAGAGCAAAGTTATTTCCGATAAGGAAAAGAAAATTACCGCATATCACGAAGCAGGACATGCAATTCTTTTTCATGTACTGCCGGATGTTGGACCTGTCCATACAATTTCAATCATTCCTACAGGAATGGGTGCAGCAGGTTATACAATGCCTCTCCCTGAAAAGGATGAGATGTTTAATACCAAAGGAAAGATGTTACAGCAGATTATCGTGGGACTTGGCGGACGTGTTGCAGAAGAACTTGTATTTGAAGATGTTACAACAGGGGCATCACAGGATATTAAGCAGTCTACCGCACTTGCAAGAGCTATGGTAACCGAATATGGTTTCTCCGACAAAATCGGACCTATTGATTATGGTAATGACAGCGATGAGGTATTTATCGGAAGGGATTTAGCCCATACAAGAAAATACGGTGAAAACATAGCCGGAGAGATTGACAAAGAAGTTAAAAAGATTATTGACGAATGTTATGCAAAAGCCAAAGAGCTTATTCTTGCCAATAAGAATGTGCTTGACAGCTGTGCAGCAATCCTTATCAAGAAAGAAAAGATCACAAGAGAAGAGTTTGAGGCATTGTTTGAAACTAACAATTAGTAAATATGCACAAAATAAAAATCAATTTTTGTGCAAGTTTGTGCACACTTATTTGGGACATATTGATATACTTTCA
Proteins encoded:
- the ftsH gene encoding ATP-dependent zinc metalloprotease FtsH, producing the protein MEKKQQNRGGGIVFYIILAAIIGIIIFSVRSFNKKGDDYSYSQFVQDLNDGIVSCVTIKQNEQAPTGKITVDFSQQGKESVSTYVTDVNMVEKAVTEYNSKNDQRVELDTKDITKESVFLTTVLPFILVAVSIIVVFVLLGRSSGGGGANAKMMNFGKSRARLMDPSAAKVTFDKVAGLSEEKEELEEIVDFLKNPGKYVELGARIPKGVILVGPPGTGKTLIAKAVAGEAGVPFFSISGSDFVEMFVGVGASRVRDLFEEAKKNAPCIIFIDEIDAVARRRGTGMGGGHDEREQTLNQMLVEMDGFGVNSGIIVIAATNRVDILDPAILRPGRFDRKVAVGKPDVKGRREILDVHVKGKPIGDDVDLDTVAQTTAGFTGADLENLMNEAAIYAAKNGRKYIIQADIERSFIKVGIGAEKKSKVISDKEKKITAYHEAGHAILFHVLPDVGPVHTISIIPTGMGAAGYTMPLPEKDEMFNTKGKMLQQIIVGLGGRVAEELVFEDVTTGASQDIKQSTALARAMVTEYGFSDKIGPIDYGNDSDEVFIGRDLAHTRKYGENIAGEIDKEVKKIIDECYAKAKELILANKNVLDSCAAILIKKEKITREEFEALFETNN
- the hpt gene encoding hypoxanthine phosphoribosyltransferase, with protein sequence MERVEKLLSEEEVDKRIADLGAQISKDYEGKSVHLICVLKGGAPFMCELAKRITVPVSMDFMSVSSYGGGTESSGVVKIVKDLDEPLVGKDVIIVEDIIDSGRTLSHLIEIFKKRNPRSIRLCTLLDKPERRVVSDVNVEYVGFRIPDEFVVGYGLDYDQRYRNLPYIGVMKFD